From the genome of Alicyclobacillus sp. SO9:
CCTGCCGTAAAATACGTGGAGAGACCGAGCAACTGATAAGCAGACTTAATGAGCCTGTCCAATCCTGATTCCTTCAGACCTAGGTCCCTCAAAAAGGACAACTTGTCCTCTACATCGAGCTCCGCTATCTCTGCTTCTACCTGTGCACTGACAACCACAATTTCAGCTTGTTGTTCTCTGGCTCTCTCTTTGACTTTAGCCACGTGAGGATTATCGTCTGAAGCTTGAAGGCTTCCTTCACCTACGTTCGCAACGTACAAAATTGGCTTCAATGTCAACAAGGGCAAGTCCCGCAAAAACTCAAGCTCATCCTCGCTAATTTCAAGTGAACGGGCTGCGCTTCCGTCAGATAGCGTTGCTTCCAAGCGTTCTAGAAATTCAGCCTCGATTCGATACTTTTTGTCTCCAGACTTCATGTTTTTCCGCGTTCTGTCCAGTCGCCGCTGAACTGATTCCAAATCTGAAAGCACCAATTCCAATTCAATTGTCTCAATGTCTCGAATTGGGTCGACAGACCCGGAAACATGGGTTACCTCTCCGTCTTCAAAACATCGGACAACGTGGATCACCGCGTCGACTTCGCGGATGTGTCCTAGAAATTTGTTGCCAAGGCCCTCCCCTTTGCTAGCACCTGCAACTAGGCCTGCAATATCCACAAATTCAAAGGTAGTGGGAACTATTTTTTTGGGGTGGACGATGTCGGCGAGACCTGTAAGGCGGGCATCTGGGACTTCTACAACACCCACGTTGGGGTCAATTGTGCAAAATGGATAATTGGCTGCCTCGGCGCCTGCGTTTGTAATGGCATTGAACAGCGTAGATTTCCCTACATTCGGGAGTCCAACGATTCCTGCTTGTAATGGCATAAAGTCACCTCTCTGATCTCTCCTGCAGCCTTCATTATAGCAATCCGGTTGAGTGAAACAATAACGGAGAGTGCAAATTCATTAGCTATTGCATGAGTGTTGTACATATGATGGAGTAATCGCATGTGAACTGGTCAGGCACTCCTGCAGCAGAGTGTGTTAGACTGGTAAAAAGCTTGGATTTGGGTAAGAATTATTATAAAAGGGGGGATCGGCCATGTTGAAACGTCTCCTGAGACGACTTAGACGCCGCAAACTTGTCACACGCGGACTGGCCGTCGAGTTGTACCCGAACAAGCGACGCGAGTCGCCATCACGTCATATGTCATCATGCGCTTAGCACCGTTATTGGTGCGGATGAGCCTTCCACTGTGGAGGGCTCGTTTTGTGACAGTGAAGTCGAAAAGCGGCTTTAGAAAAGCGGCTTTAATGGAAGAGAAAAGTGTTTCCCGTGAAACAAAGAATGCCACAGTTGCCGGTGCCCAACCTGTTTTGTTTGGCCTCTTTCATCTTCTCTCTCATTTCAGTATGGCGCAGCATGTTGGCTGTGATATCGTTTAGGGTGCAGATTGCAGTGAAATGTATCTGTTTAGGCTGTCGGCTTTGTGTCATCCGACAATTTCTTCTTAACGATGCGATTGAAACGTGAACGCGGAATGAGGACACTATGACCGCACGCCTCACACTTTACCCGAATGTCCATTCCCAATCTGATGATAAGCCAGCGGTTTCCACCGCAGGCATGAGGTTTTTTCAGTTGGACGACATCGTTCAACTCGTAACTGTCCCCTGCCATTCGCACATCCCATCTCCCTGCCAGCGGTTTTTGTATGCACTATAGCATACGCTCTGTAAGCCGGAAAGACCAGACAGAAGTATCTCCACAGAGTCCCTGCATCAAGTGATGCGAGATAACCTAAGTTGCCAATTAGTTCTTGTCGTCTACGCACGTGCGGCGGACAATGGAACTGTTAGGTATACAACTGAAGCAATGTGAGCAGCCTGCCAGTCAGGTGTGCTAGCAGAGATTGGGACAAAAGCCCTTGTAGAATTGAGAAGTCTTTGATCCAGGCGAGGTTGCCAACAGTCTCTAC
Proteins encoded in this window:
- a CDS encoding DUF951 domain-containing protein; translation: MAGDSYELNDVVQLKKPHACGGNRWLIIRLGMDIRVKCEACGHSVLIPRSRFNRIVKKKLSDDTKPTA
- the ychF gene encoding redox-regulated ATPase YchF, which encodes MPLQAGIVGLPNVGKSTLFNAITNAGAEAANYPFCTIDPNVGVVEVPDARLTGLADIVHPKKIVPTTFEFVDIAGLVAGASKGEGLGNKFLGHIREVDAVIHVVRCFEDGEVTHVSGSVDPIRDIETIELELVLSDLESVQRRLDRTRKNMKSGDKKYRIEAEFLERLEATLSDGSAARSLEISEDELEFLRDLPLLTLKPILYVANVGEGSLQASDDNPHVAKVKERAREQQAEIVVVSAQVEAEIAELDVEDKLSFLRDLGLKESGLDRLIKSAYQLLGLSTYFTAGEPEVRAWTIETGTKAPQAAGKIHSDFEKGFIRAEVVAYEDLITTGSYAAARDSGKLRLEGKDYVVQDGDVMHFRFNV